The Imtechella halotolerans DNA window GCATTTTCTATACTGGGAAAAAAATTTAGCGCCAGACCTGATACCAACACATCAAATTTTTGATTGTCAAACGGTATATGATCAACTTCCCCAGTTTTGAAATTTTGATTTTGCAGTATTCGTTGCTTAGCCTTCTTAACGTAACTAGCGGATTTATCCATTGCTGATAGGTCTGCAGGGCTCATATGTTTTTCAATAGCTTCACTTAAGGCTCCTGTACCACACCCTATATCTAGCCAGCACTTGCCGGGAGGAATCTGGAGCCATTGTAAGAATTTGATTGCCATTAATGAACTCCACCTTCCCATGAAGTATTCATAAGAGTCTCCATCATTCCATTTGTCCTTTTTTAGGTTCATGAAATATATTTTAGGTGTGAGTGATCCTTTTGATTTTTGAAATGAAAGCTAGTAACTTTCATAGTCATTTAGGCTTAAAATCCTTATGAAACTGAGTTTACGCTTTATGTAGATAAAAAGATTTCTTAGAATCTAAATGTCACTACACTAATTCTGACTCATTTAGTTAAAGGTGACCTAATGGAATATCTAATTATTGAATTTACAAAAATAAGACATACAATGGCTACATATCCTATGGAATCTTATCTTGTTATAGGTAAAAACCAGGAAATAGAGTAGGGAGTACGAATAGGATTGTAGCTAGGGTATATTTTACCATAGTTAATTACACTAGTGGTCAAGCAAGAAGTATAGAAGGAGTAAAGGCTATACGTTAGAATAATCGTATAGCCTTTATATATGAAATATACTTAAATTCTAAATCAATACTATTAAAATATTGTTTAGTTTAAAGTAGTGAACGTTAGATTTTTATACTTTTTTAGGAGGAAGGTCAAATGCAACGGCTTCATGTTCAAAATGTCCTCTATGTGATCCGTCACAAAATGGTTTGTTATTAGAAAGACCACAACGACAAATTGAAAGAACAGTTCTGCCTTGTAACCCATAAGCATTCCCTTGTTTATCTACGATTTCAAAATCTCCTTCAATTTTTACAGATCCATTGTCATTAATGGTAAGTTTTGTTTTTGACATAGTTTTAAGTGTAATAGTTTAATGGCAAAACTAGGAATAAAACAGCTGTTTTTTGTCTATCTAGCTATATTTAGAAACATTCCTATTAAGAATTTATAAAATGGGGATGAGTATGGATTTACTTTAACAGGAGTTGTTGCTCTTGAGTGTGTAGTGATTAAAAAAAGGGTCATCTTTTAAGATAACCCCTTTTCTAACAATCTAAATAACTAAATTAAAATTATTGATAACGGTTAACGCCACCCTCCACCTAGAGATTTATACAGTGTTACCACTGATTGAAGCTTCTCTAGTTTGGTGGAAGCTAATACCATTTCAGCATTAAGTGCATTTTCTCTAGCAGTTAATACCTCAAGGTAGTTTGCCATACCATTATTAAGTAATGCTTCAGAGTAGGTAGTGGCCTTATCATAGGCCTGATATTCCTGCTCTTTTATGGTTATTTTTTCATTGGCAGCCTGGTAGCTATATAAAGCATCCGAAACTTCCTTTCCTGCAGTTAACAGTTGTTGTTTAAATCTTAGTAAAGCCATTTCTTGCTGCGCTTTTGCCACTTCATGCTGGGTTCGTATTTTACGTCCGTTAAGAAGCGGTTGAGCTAGATTACCTACAAAGTTTGCAAAGAAAGAATCTAAGTTAAGCCATTGGTCAAGTTCTAAGCTTTGGAATCCTCCTGTAGCAGATAATGATAGCCTTGGATAGAACTGGCTACGAGCTACATTGGTCATTTCAAAAGCATTTATTAAACCATACTCAGCTGCCATAACATCTGGTCTGTTTGCTAATAATTGAGCCGGATATCCTGTACTAATTGGCGCTTTCAATTCTTGTTCATCAAGGGAAGCGCGTACAATGGCTCTTGGACCATGACCAAGTAGAATTGACAGGGTGTTTTCTGTTAAAGCAATTTGCTTATTTAGGTCAATTAATCGTGCTTTAGCATTTAATAATTGTGCTTCAGTTTGCTGTACCGCTACTTCAGTTAGAACCCCAGCTTGTTTTAATGCTTTTGTAGTTTCTAAGCTACTTGTTCTATTTACCAAAGTTTTTTCTACGATGGCCTTTTGAGCATCCAATGAAAGTAATTGATAATACAATAGTGAAATACTCGATACAATCTCAGTGGTCACTGCCTTATGTGCTGCTACTGTCTGTAAATAGGCTGCTTCAGAAGCACGCTTGGTACTTCTAATTTTTCCCCAAATATCAGCCTCCCAACTTAAAGTGCCACTAAGATCAAACTGGGTAATTCCTCCATCAAAAAATGCCCCAAACTGACTGTTTTTACTCAATTCTTGATGAGTAACTTGAGTTTGTACATTTAGGGTAGGAAAGTACCCTGCTTTTCCTTGACGATAGTAAGCATGAGCTGCTTCTATTTGTTGTAAAGCCACACGAATGTCAATATTGTTCTGCAGTCCGGTTTCAATATGTTGAACGAGTTGGGCATCTGTAAATAGTTTACGCCATGATATATCAGCCATGGAAATGCTGTCCTTTGGCATCATATCAGTACGGAAAAGTTCTTCACTTAATACTTCTGTTTCCGGACGACTATAGTTTTTGGCTACAAAACATGATTGCATGCTTAGGGCCACCACCATTACGGTTATAATAGGGATTATTCGTTTATTCATGGGTAGTAGTTGTTACAGGTTTGCTACTTACTTTATCTTGCAACCATTGGAAGAAGATATATAGGGTAGGGATAATAAAGATACCCAAGATGGTACCAATTAATAATCCACCTACTGCTCCTGTTCCGATGGCATTGTTTCCACGGGCTCCAATTCCTCCAGCAAATACTAATGGTAATAGTCCAATAATAAAGGCAAATGAAGTCATTAGAATAGGTCTAAGACGTACACGTGCAGCTTCAATGGCAGCATCTTTACGTGAATATCCTGCTCGTCTACGTTGCATTGCAAATTCTACAATTAGGATGGCGTTCTTGGCCAAGAGTCCTAAAAGCATGATTAAAGCAATTTGGAAGTATACGTTGTTTTCTAATCCAGCTAACTTCGTAGTTAAATAGGCTCCCATTACCCCTACAGGAAGAGAGAATAGTACCGATAATGGAATTAAATAACTTTCATACTGGGCAGCCAAAATGAAGTATACGAACAAAATACTTAGGAAGAAAATAAATATAGTTTGGTTTCCAGCATTAATCTCTTCACGGCTTAATCCAGAGAAATCGATACTATAACTACTTGGTAATTCCTGACTTACTTCTTGAACTGCGGTAATGGCATCACCGGTAGAGTATCCTGGAGCAGCAGCTCCACTTACGCTTGCAGAGTTGAACAGGTTAAAACGAGTTACCGATTGTGGTCCATATACGCGTTTTAATGTTACAAACTCAGTGATTGGAGCCATGGTTCCTTTATCATTTCGAACAAAAATACTATTCAAACTTTCAGCGGAAGCACGGTCTTCTGGTAATGCTTGTACATATACTCTATATTGTTTACCATATTTTGAGAAATCAGCGGCATATATACTTCCAATATATCCTTGAAGAGAAGAGAGAACTGAACTAACAGATACTCCTGCTTCTTTGGTCTTAGGAATGTTTACATCTATTTCGTATTGAGGATAATTGGTATTAAATGATGACTGAGCATACATAATTTCTGGACGTTGCATCAATTTCATTAAATACTCCTGGGTCACATCACTTAATTCATTAAAGCTTCCTCCAGATTGATCTAGTACTTTTACATCAAAACCTGCTGAACTACCAAATCCAGGTACACTTGGTGGAGCAAAAAAGATGATATTAGCATCTGGTATGGTGGCTGCAATCCCAAATAGTTGGCGAGTGATGGCCTCTACAGATAAGGTCTCATCTTCACGCTCAGACCAATTATCTAATTTGATAAATCCGATCCCATAATTACTACCTGAACCACTAATTAAACTAAATCCGTTTACAAGCGATACATCACTTACACCCTTTACTTGATGTAATTTATCATTTAACAGGTTTGTAATTTGCGTAGTTCGGTCAATTGTCGCACCTGCAGGTAATTCAATGTTTGCGAATATAAGTCCACGGTCCTCATCTGGAATAAATCCTTTAGGAGTAGTACTTGAAGCCCAGAATATAGCTGCTGTTGATGCTACTAAAATAGCTACCGTTATCCATTTGTGTTTGTATAGAAACCCAAGAGAGCGCACATAACGCTGAGTGGTTGCTGTAAATCCTGCATTAAATGCCACAAAGAAGCGTTGTAAGAATGAACGTTTTTTACCAGATTCATCATGTGAATGTGGTTTAAGGAATAACGCACTTAAAGCAGGACTCAGTGTAAGCGCATTTACTGCTGAAATAGCAATGGCAACCATAAGGGTAATACCAAACTGTTCGTAAAATACTCCTGTAGGTCCTTGAATAAAGGTTACCGGAATAAATACAGCGGCCATAACTAGGGTAATAGAGATGATGGCTCCCGTAATTTCACCCATGGCATCATGCGTTGCTTTCAGTGCAGACTCAGCACCTTCTTCCAATTTGGCGTGTACAGCCTCCACCACAACAATCGCATCATCCACAACAATACCAATGGCCAGGATCAATGCGAATAGGGTTAGAAGGTTAATGGAGTACCCAAATAAGTTTAGGAAAAAGAAGGTACCAATAATGGAAACCGGTACTGCAATAGCAGGTATAAGAGTTGATCTAAAATCCTGTAAAAACAAGAATACTACAATAAATACTAGTATAAATGCTTCTAAAAGA harbors:
- a CDS encoding efflux transporter outer membrane subunit, with the translated sequence MNKRIIPIITVMVVALSMQSCFVAKNYSRPETEVLSEELFRTDMMPKDSISMADISWRKLFTDAQLVQHIETGLQNNIDIRVALQQIEAAHAYYRQGKAGYFPTLNVQTQVTHQELSKNSQFGAFFDGGITQFDLSGTLSWEADIWGKIRSTKRASEAAYLQTVAAHKAVTTEIVSSISLLYYQLLSLDAQKAIVEKTLVNRTSSLETTKALKQAGVLTEVAVQQTEAQLLNAKARLIDLNKQIALTENTLSILLGHGPRAIVRASLDEQELKAPISTGYPAQLLANRPDVMAAEYGLINAFEMTNVARSQFYPRLSLSATGGFQSLELDQWLNLDSFFANFVGNLAQPLLNGRKIRTQHEVAKAQQEMALLRFKQQLLTAGKEVSDALYSYQAANEKITIKEQEYQAYDKATTYSEALLNNGMANYLEVLTARENALNAEMVLASTKLEKLQSVVTLYKSLGGGWR
- a CDS encoding efflux RND transporter permease subunit is translated as MLKKFIERPVLSTVVSIVLVILGMLGISTLPTTQYPEIAPPTVQVTANFPGANAQTVLESVIIPIEEQINGVEGMDYITSTASNTGMAQIQVFFKQGVDPDIAAVNVQNRVARANPLLPREVTQSGVITQKQQTSALMFLTTYSENKDYDATYVQNYLNINVLPVLKRINGVGDVTVFGAKNYAMRVWLKPEKLASYGLVPTDITAAINEQSREAAAGALGQNNGEAFEYVLRYSGRYREASQYEDIIIKALDNGQFLYLKDVAEVELDAEGYNAISFTNGNPGVSMGVFQTPGSNAQEIIETIHEKMAELEKDFPEGVKYIVNFDTNEFLTASIDKVLATLLEAFILVFIVVFLFLQDFRSTLIPAIAVPVSIIGTFFFLNLFGYSINLLTLFALILAIGIVVDDAIVVVEAVHAKLEEGAESALKATHDAMGEITGAIISITLVMAAVFIPVTFIQGPTGVFYEQFGITLMVAIAISAVNALTLSPALSALFLKPHSHDESGKKRSFLQRFFVAFNAGFTATTQRYVRSLGFLYKHKWITVAILVASTAAIFWASSTTPKGFIPDEDRGLIFANIELPAGATIDRTTQITNLLNDKLHQVKGVSDVSLVNGFSLISGSGSNYGIGFIKLDNWSEREDETLSVEAITRQLFGIAATIPDANIIFFAPPSVPGFGSSAGFDVKVLDQSGGSFNELSDVTQEYLMKLMQRPEIMYAQSSFNTNYPQYEIDVNIPKTKEAGVSVSSVLSSLQGYIGSIYAADFSKYGKQYRVYVQALPEDRASAESLNSIFVRNDKGTMAPITEFVTLKRVYGPQSVTRFNLFNSASVSGAAAPGYSTGDAITAVQEVSQELPSSYSIDFSGLSREEINAGNQTIFIFFLSILFVYFILAAQYESYLIPLSVLFSLPVGVMGAYLTTKLAGLENNVYFQIALIMLLGLLAKNAILIVEFAMQRRRAGYSRKDAAIEAARVRLRPILMTSFAFIIGLLPLVFAGGIGARGNNAIGTGAVGGLLIGTILGIFIIPTLYIFFQWLQDKVSSKPVTTTTHE
- a CDS encoding CDGSH iron-sulfur domain-containing protein, whose protein sequence is MSKTKLTINDNGSVKIEGDFEIVDKQGNAYGLQGRTVLSICRCGLSNNKPFCDGSHRGHFEHEAVAFDLPPKKV